The region aataacGCACACACGATTAAGACAAGAGTACAGAGGAATatgaaatagtaaaataaagatGTGCTTTAGATCGTTTACATCagatataaaacaaacacaataatGTGTATAGAttcaaaagtaaatgtaggttGAAGAGAAAAGAGAACATTCATTTGGATTTAGTTGGATGAATTCATGGCATTTATTCTGTGAATTTATACTGTATGAAATGATATACcagtccaaaaccatgagcacaTTTTGGAACGTGTTTGTGGAGATTCGCGTCCATGCAGtactgtacattattattattattatttaaaatacatttataataaaatacaaacgtGAGAGGATGGGGCGGGCTTCATCGAAAAACGGGTGGGAAAACGAAAAGCTTTCAAAACAAACTCCACGTCAACAGTCAGATGTTTAACTTTGACGTGAAGAAGAAGCGCAGCGCCGCCTGGCGGACACAGAGCGTTACTGCAGGCGCTTCATGTATAGTGTTAGAGCATCACATCACTCATCCTCAATACAGATTCTGATGAATGTTTAATAAACATGCagtttaaacacatttataatatcTATCATTAATAAAtgtctttattatatttgtatttataataaatgaacaaaattaGATTTTAATAAACTGAAGTTGCTTTTCCATGACGCGGTTGAAGCTGGTGCGCATGCGCGGACAGGTGTGTTTGTGCAACAGGTGCTACCCGGAAATCAGAGCGATAAATAAAATACGCAGGTGAGTCTCCACCGTTTaccttttatatttttacacaataaataaataagtaaataaatgaaatgttggAGAGGATGAAATTATTCTGTTCTGATTTGTAGACGGACTGAATTCTGTCATTAATAAACGTGTATTAATGCAGCCCTGAAGAATCACAACTGAACTAAAATTAATATCTACATAGAATTATAACTTATATATAATTCTATAATCAGTGTGTAAATAATACTAACctttaaatattgtagtgtttaAATATGAACGTTTCATGTCGcataaacatcaaacacaagattttatatttaattctatTAGATTTATAAGAATCAGAGTTATAATAATCTGAACTGTAGAATTATTTTAGCATTAAATTCTTCAGGATGATTTAAATCTTCTATACAAACCGAAACTGTTTACAAGTCCAGCATGTAAACTCagcggccactttattagggacACCTGTATGTACTGCACACACCTCATGTAGTGATGGTGTATAAAACCCTACAGACCCAGATCAGGAGGTTCAGTTCAGCTTCACATCAAACATCAGATCTGAGGGACTCTGGGTGGTTCATGGTTGTTGGACTGGAGTTTATACAGAATCATACAGAACATCCAGTAAGTGGAAGTTCGACAGAGGTGGGAGGAGATGATCAGACAGGTTCCAGCTCACAGGGTCACATAAATAATCTCTCGATGGTCCTGATCTCATTCGGTCTCGTTTTGATTTCAGTCTGATCTCAGTGACGATGGATCAGAAGAACCTGCAGCAGGAGTTCCAGAACCAGCTGGTGGACGTTTTCAGTCGGATGCAGTCCAAGCAGCTCTTCCAGTCCGACTGGGACGTCGCCTCCTTCGCCCTCTTCTTCATCTTCATCGGTACGTTGGGGCGGTCTGAATAATTCCTAATTGCTGCTCAGCCGTACCGGTGCTGCTCTCCGTGTGTCTCTGACAGGCGAAAAAAGCGTTTGGTTGTTTCAATCGTCTCAGAGACGGAGTCACACAGAGAGCAGCATCGGCAGGGAACTGGATACGACCCGTTTTCAGCCGCGTTCCTCATGCCGTGTTCTGGTTCCCTCAGGTATGGTTCTGCTCCTGGTGATTCTGGTTCTGATCCGatgctgttgctgctgctgccaCTGTGATGACGGGGTACGTCCACATTTCAtccacattaaaaaaacatcaatGGACATGAAGTTCAGTCTCTGATTCGTCTTCGTTCTTTGtttttgtggggttttttttacttCCAGCCCAAACACCACAAAGTGGGCGTCGACAACATGGCGCTGGAACCGTGACGCCCGGGATCAGCAGGATTTGTTTCACCCGCAGCATGCTTTAATCAGATCATCAAATCGATCCGATACTTTCCCGTCTGATCTACGCTGAGCTTTAGAGA is a window of Trichomycterus rosablanca isolate fTriRos1 chromosome 22, fTriRos1.hap1, whole genome shotgun sequence DNA encoding:
- the smim22 gene encoding small integral membrane protein 22, whose protein sequence is MRGQVCLCNRCYPEIRAINKIRSLISVTMDQKNLQQEFQNQLVDVFSRMQSKQLFQSDWDVASFALFFIFIGMVLLLVILVLIRCCCCCCHCDDGPKHHKVGVDNMALEP